From Cenarchaeum symbiont of Oopsacas minuta, the proteins below share one genomic window:
- a CDS encoding Pyridine nucleotide-disulfide oxidoreductase produces the protein MRKTIIPSQMRVGFSLKKEVFFVTFASIIGAAFMHTPRLIIGDGDFAQYRITLLIIARTLGSESYFVGFVIHIGVAIIIGIIIGVLLHKILKFNMSSFVHGIIYGSFSGIVVFAVFAIPVATLILMPNSIQVIQMINENNMFGSEHVTSISLISGIVDMFVMHIIWGLSLGTISSILTRAGGTNYRCHICDIEFSKESTCRKHISHIHENPSPHIKKILILGCGYGGIGVLQRVQKAFDVDVNVSITLVGEENFFLHTPLLPEMATGMIATRHIATPVRMFCKRARYYHAKVNWVDLENSRIGITRNLDGKGAELGYDHLVMAMGAKTNFFGNKNVEKYAHTIKTMNDAVKLRNHMIMSMERADQEDDPKMVLKMMTFVVVGGGFSGVETVGEINDFVRESLETYYRNIDPKRIRIILVSSGPLLPEIGGLGEYVTKSLKENGIEIITPSRLSDASDDEITLDDGQIIPYAILVWAGGLTASPVIADLKSEHAPNGKILVDEFLQIKGAKNAYALGDCAAIMDKKTGRPYPPTAQHAVREAKTVAENIISDLKGKRVKKKFSYKSMGSMAKIGKRNGVALLMGVKLYGFLAWIVWRQYYLSTLPSFEKRFRVAVDWTADLIFPRDITILGDAK, from the coding sequence ATGAGAAAAACCATCATACCGTCTCAAATGAGAGTAGGATTTTCCTTGAAAAAGGAAGTTTTTTTTGTAACATTTGCATCAATAATTGGAGCTGCTTTCATGCATACTCCAAGGCTCATTATCGGTGATGGTGATTTTGCCCAATATAGGATTACACTACTCATCATAGCAAGAACATTAGGCTCTGAATCATACTTTGTTGGGTTTGTAATTCACATTGGCGTGGCCATAATAATAGGCATTATAATTGGCGTTCTTTTACACAAGATATTAAAATTCAACATGTCCTCATTTGTACACGGAATAATTTATGGATCATTTTCTGGCATAGTGGTGTTTGCAGTGTTTGCAATTCCAGTAGCAACTTTAATTCTTATGCCAAATAGTATTCAAGTCATACAGATGATAAATGAAAATAATATGTTTGGGTCAGAACATGTAACTTCCATCTCTCTCATATCAGGTATTGTAGATATGTTTGTAATGCATATAATATGGGGGCTTTCACTTGGAACCATCTCTTCAATATTAACACGTGCTGGGGGCACAAACTATCGTTGCCACATATGTGATATTGAATTTTCAAAAGAGTCTACGTGCAGAAAACACATATCGCATATACACGAAAATCCTTCCCCACATATAAAAAAAATACTAATACTTGGATGTGGATACGGTGGTATAGGCGTATTACAAAGAGTTCAGAAAGCATTTGACGTGGACGTAAATGTTAGTATCACCCTAGTAGGAGAAGAGAATTTTTTTCTGCATACGCCATTGCTTCCAGAGATGGCCACTGGGATGATCGCTACAAGACACATTGCCACACCTGTACGTATGTTTTGTAAAAGGGCGCGATACTATCATGCAAAAGTGAATTGGGTAGATTTAGAAAATTCACGTATAGGTATAACTCGCAATTTAGATGGCAAGGGTGCAGAACTTGGATATGATCATTTAGTGATGGCCATGGGTGCAAAGACTAATTTTTTTGGTAATAAAAATGTCGAAAAATATGCCCATACAATAAAGACCATGAATGATGCTGTCAAGCTACGAAACCATATGATCATGTCTATGGAGCGCGCAGATCAAGAAGATGATCCAAAGATGGTCTTAAAGATGATGACATTTGTAGTCGTTGGAGGTGGTTTTTCAGGTGTAGAGACTGTGGGGGAGATTAACGATTTTGTACGAGAATCTTTAGAAACGTATTATAGAAATATTGACCCAAAAAGAATTCGTATTATACTTGTTTCCTCAGGACCTCTGCTACCTGAGATTGGTGGACTAGGCGAATATGTTACCAAATCTCTCAAAGAGAACGGCATCGAGATCATTACACCAAGTCGTTTATCTGACGCTAGCGATGATGAGATAACTTTGGATGATGGCCAAATAATACCATATGCAATCCTAGTTTGGGCAGGCGGTCTTACAGCAAGTCCCGTAATTGCAGATCTAAAATCAGAGCATGCCCCTAACGGTAAGATTCTAGTAGATGAATTTTTACAAATCAAAGGTGCCAAAAACGCCTATGCGCTAGGCGACTGTGCAGCCATAATGGATAAAAAAACTGGAAGGCCATATCCTCCGACAGCCCAACATGCAGTACGAGAGGCTAAAACTGTAGCCGAGAATATTATATCTGATTTAAAGGGAAAACGTGTAAAGAAGAAATTCTCTTATAAAAGCATGGGATCTATGGCAAAGATTGGAAAACGAAACGGTGTAGCACTCTTGATGGGAGTAAAACTATATGGATTTTTGGCATGGATTGTATGGAGACAATATTATCTATCAACGTTACCAAGTTTTGAGAAAAGATTTCGCGTCGCAGTAGACTGGACCGCAGATTTGATCTTTCCAAGGGATATTACCATACTCGGCGATGCAAAATAA